From the genome of Streptomyces sp. V1I1, one region includes:
- the thrC gene encoding threonine synthase, giving the protein MAVQTVESTTPVNLGPAAALSCRECGERFGLGPIFACASCFGPLEVAYDLPGEDPEALKKRIEAGPDNIWRYAPLLPVPADVADKPNINPGFTKLVKADNLARELGVTGGLYIKDDSGNPTHSFKDRVVAIAVEAARAFGFTTLSCSSTGNLAGAVGAAAARAGFRSCVFIPHDLEQGKVVMAAVYGGELVGIEGNYDDVNRFCSELIGDPLGEGWGFVNVNLRPYYGEGSKTLAYEICEQLGWRLPDQIVVPIASGSQLTKIDKGLQELIKLGLVEDKPYKIFGAQAEGCSPVSTAFKAGHDVVRPQKPNTIAKSLAIGNPADGPYVLDIARRTGGAVEDVNDDQIVDAIKLLARTEGIFAETAGGVTVGVTKKLIEQGVLDPALTTVVLNTGDGLKTLDAVAPTTGPTATIRPSLDAFRDAGLAG; this is encoded by the coding sequence ATGGCTGTGCAGACTGTCGAAAGCACCACTCCCGTGAACCTCGGTCCCGCCGCGGCGCTCTCGTGCCGCGAGTGCGGAGAGCGTTTCGGGCTCGGCCCGATCTTCGCCTGCGCCTCCTGTTTCGGGCCGCTCGAGGTCGCGTACGACCTCCCCGGCGAAGACCCCGAGGCGCTGAAGAAGCGGATCGAAGCGGGTCCGGACAACATCTGGCGGTACGCCCCGCTGCTGCCCGTCCCCGCCGACGTGGCCGACAAGCCGAACATCAACCCCGGCTTCACCAAGCTCGTCAAGGCCGACAACCTCGCCCGTGAGCTGGGCGTCACCGGCGGCCTGTACATCAAGGACGACTCCGGCAACCCGACGCACTCCTTCAAGGACCGTGTCGTCGCCATCGCCGTCGAGGCCGCGCGTGCCTTCGGCTTCACCACCCTGTCCTGCTCGTCCACCGGCAACCTGGCGGGCGCGGTCGGCGCCGCCGCCGCGCGGGCCGGCTTCCGTTCCTGCGTGTTCATCCCGCACGACCTGGAGCAGGGCAAGGTCGTCATGGCCGCGGTGTACGGCGGCGAGCTGGTCGGCATCGAGGGCAACTACGACGACGTAAACCGCTTCTGCTCCGAGCTCATCGGCGACCCGCTGGGCGAGGGCTGGGGCTTCGTCAACGTCAACCTCCGCCCGTACTACGGCGAGGGCTCCAAGACGCTGGCGTACGAGATCTGCGAGCAGCTCGGCTGGCGGCTGCCCGACCAGATCGTGGTTCCGATCGCCTCGGGCTCGCAGCTCACGAAGATCGACAAGGGGCTGCAGGAGCTGATCAAGCTCGGTCTGGTCGAGGACAAGCCGTACAAGATCTTCGGCGCCCAGGCGGAGGGCTGCTCGCCGGTGTCGACGGCCTTCAAGGCCGGGCACGACGTCGTACGCCCGCAGAAGCCGAACACCATCGCCAAGTCGCTGGCGATCGGCAACCCGGCGGACGGCCCGTACGTGCTGGACATCGCGCGCCGCACCGGCGGGGCGGTCGAGGACGTCAACGACGATCAGATCGTCGACGCCATCAAGCTGCTCGCCCGTACGGAAGGCATCTTCGCGGAGACGGCGGGTGGCGTGACCGTGGGTGTCACGAAGAAGCTGATCGAACAGGGTGTGCTCGACCCGGCGCTCACCACCGTCGTCCTCAACACCGGTGACGGCCTCAAGACGCTGGACGCGGTGGCGCCGACGACCGGTCCGACCGCGACGATCCGCCCGAGCCTGGACGCGTTCCGCGACGCCGGCCTGGCAGGCTGA
- a CDS encoding glucosyl-3-phosphoglycerate synthase: MLDEVERWLVRRSWAAADRPLDLLLTAKRSTTVSVVLPALNEEATVGEIVTVIRRELMEAVPLVDELVVVDSGSSDRTTEVAAAAGARVVHRDAILPRIPAVPGKGEVLWRSLLATSGDIVCFVDADLREFSADFVSGIVGPLLTDPDVHFVKAMYDRPLGDRAGQGGRVTELVARPLLNLHWPQLAGFVQPLGGEYAARRSLLERLPFPVGYGVELGLLVDALHTVGLDALAQVDVGSRKHRHQDGQALGRMAAAIYRTAQLRLSRGHLVRPALTQFERGEGGFEPRTYAVDTEERPPMREIGEYAARRAA, translated from the coding sequence GTGCTCGATGAGGTGGAGCGCTGGCTGGTCCGGCGGTCCTGGGCCGCGGCCGACCGCCCACTTGACCTGCTGCTTACCGCCAAACGCTCGACGACGGTCAGCGTGGTGCTCCCCGCCCTGAACGAGGAGGCGACGGTCGGCGAGATCGTCACCGTGATCCGCCGCGAGCTGATGGAGGCCGTGCCGCTCGTCGACGAGCTGGTCGTCGTCGACTCGGGCTCGAGCGACCGTACGACCGAGGTGGCCGCGGCGGCCGGAGCTCGCGTGGTGCACCGGGACGCGATCCTGCCCCGAATACCCGCGGTCCCCGGCAAGGGCGAGGTGCTGTGGCGCTCGCTGCTGGCGACCAGCGGCGACATCGTGTGCTTCGTCGACGCGGATCTGCGGGAGTTCTCCGCGGACTTCGTCTCCGGGATCGTGGGCCCACTGCTGACCGACCCCGATGTGCACTTCGTCAAGGCGATGTATGACCGGCCGCTCGGCGACCGCGCAGGTCAGGGCGGCCGGGTGACCGAACTGGTGGCGCGTCCGCTGCTGAATCTGCACTGGCCGCAGCTGGCCGGGTTCGTCCAGCCGCTGGGCGGGGAGTACGCGGCGCGGCGCTCGCTGCTGGAGCGGCTGCCCTTCCCTGTCGGTTACGGCGTGGAGCTCGGCCTGCTCGTCGACGCGCTGCACACGGTGGGCCTGGACGCGCTGGCGCAGGTGGACGTCGGCTCGCGCAAGCACCGTCACCAGGACGGGCAGGCGCTGGGCCGGATGGCCGCGGCAATCTACCGTACGGCTCAACTCCGGCTCTCCCGCGGCCACTTGGTGCGTCCTGCGCTCACGCAGTTCGAGCGGGGCGAGGGCGGCTTCGAGCCGCGGACGTACGCGGTGGACACGGAGGAGCGGCCGCCGATGCGCGAGATCGGTGAGTACGCGGCGCGTCGCGCGGCATAA
- the groL gene encoding chaperonin GroEL (60 kDa chaperone family; promotes refolding of misfolded polypeptides especially under stressful conditions; forms two stacked rings of heptamers to form a barrel-shaped 14mer; ends can be capped by GroES; misfolded proteins enter the barrel where they are refolded when GroES binds): protein MAKIIAFDEEARRGLERGMNQLADAVKVTLGPKGRNVVLEKKWGAPTITNDGVSIAKEIELEDPYEKIGAELVKEVAKKTDDVAGDGTTTATVLAQALVREGLRNVAAGANPMALKRGIEKAVEAVSGALLEQAKDVETKEQIASTASISAADTQIGELIAEAMDKVGKEGVITVEESQTFGLELELTEGMRFDKGYISAYFATDMERMEASLDDPYILIVNSKVSNVKDLLPLLEKVMQSGKPLLIIAEDVEGEALSTLVVNKIRGTFKSVAVKAPGFGDRRKAMLNDIAILTGGTVISEEVGLKLENAGLDLLGRARKVVITKDETTIVDGAGESDQVAGRVNQIRAEIENSDSDYDREKLQERLAKLAGGVAVIKAGAATEVELKERKHRIEDAVRNAKAAVEEGIVAGGGVALIQASSVFEKLELEGDEATGANAVRLALEAPLKQIAVNGGLEGGVIVEKVRNLPIGHGLNAATGEYVDMIAEGIIDPAKVTRSALQNAASIAALFLTTEAVIADKPEKASAAAPGGMPGGDMDF, encoded by the coding sequence ATGGCCAAGATCATCGCGTTCGACGAGGAGGCACGGCGCGGTCTCGAGCGCGGGATGAACCAGCTCGCCGACGCCGTCAAGGTCACCCTTGGCCCCAAGGGCCGGAACGTCGTCCTCGAGAAGAAGTGGGGCGCCCCCACGATCACCAACGATGGTGTTTCCATCGCCAAGGAGATCGAGCTCGAGGACCCGTACGAGAAGATCGGCGCCGAGCTGGTCAAGGAAGTCGCCAAGAAGACGGACGACGTCGCCGGTGACGGTACGACCACCGCGACCGTCCTCGCCCAGGCACTCGTCCGCGAGGGCCTGCGCAACGTGGCGGCCGGCGCCAACCCGATGGCCCTCAAGCGCGGCATCGAGAAGGCCGTCGAGGCCGTCTCCGGCGCCCTGCTCGAGCAGGCCAAGGACGTGGAGACCAAGGAGCAGATCGCTTCGACGGCCTCCATCTCCGCTGCCGACACCCAGATCGGCGAGCTCATCGCCGAGGCCATGGACAAGGTCGGCAAGGAAGGCGTCATCACCGTCGAGGAGTCCCAGACCTTCGGTCTGGAGCTGGAGCTCACCGAGGGTATGCGCTTCGACAAGGGCTACATCTCGGCGTACTTCGCCACTGACATGGAGCGTATGGAGGCGTCGCTCGACGACCCGTACATCCTGATCGTCAACTCCAAGGTCAGCAACGTGAAGGACCTCCTTCCGCTGCTGGAGAAGGTCATGCAGTCGGGCAAGCCGCTGCTGATCATCGCCGAGGACGTCGAGGGCGAGGCCCTGTCGACCCTGGTCGTCAACAAGATCCGCGGCACCTTCAAGTCCGTTGCCGTCAAGGCTCCGGGCTTCGGCGACCGCCGCAAGGCGATGCTGAACGACATCGCCATCCTCACCGGCGGCACGGTCATCTCCGAGGAGGTCGGCCTCAAGCTCGAGAACGCCGGCCTGGACCTGCTGGGCCGCGCCCGCAAGGTCGTCATCACCAAGGACGAGACCACGATCGTCGACGGTGCCGGTGAGAGCGACCAGGTTGCCGGTCGCGTGAACCAGATCCGTGCCGAGATCGAGAACAGCGACTCGGACTACGACCGCGAGAAGCTCCAGGAGCGCCTCGCGAAGCTGGCCGGCGGCGTGGCCGTCATCAAGGCCGGCGCCGCGACCGAGGTCGAGCTCAAGGAGCGCAAGCACCGCATCGAGGACGCGGTGCGCAACGCCAAGGCCGCCGTCGAGGAGGGCATCGTCGCCGGTGGTGGCGTGGCTCTCATCCAGGCTTCCTCGGTCTTCGAGAAGCTCGAGCTCGAGGGTGACGAGGCGACCGGCGCCAACGCCGTGAGGCTCGCGCTGGAGGCCCCGCTGAAGCAGATCGCCGTCAACGGTGGTCTCGAGGGCGGCGTCATCGTCGAGAAGGTGCGCAACCTGCCCATCGGTCACGGTCTGAACGCCGCGACCGGCGAGTACGTCGACATGATCGCCGAGGGCATCATCGACCCGGCGAAGGTTACGCGTTCCGCGCTGCAGAACGCCGCGTCGATCGCAGCGCTGTTCCTGACCACCGAGGCCGTCATCGCCGACAAGCCGGAGAAGGCCTCTGCGGCCGCTCCGGGCGGCATGCCGGGCGGTGACATGGACTTCTGA
- the otsB gene encoding trehalose-phosphatase: MGSSSHAHPLPTPSTPAGRDGLAAILARPQKAVVGLDFDGTLAEIVLDPEQARAHPGAVPALAALAPRVASVAVVTGRPASVAVRYGGFAGVPGLDHLVVLGHYGAERWDAVSSTVKTPAPHPGVAAARAELPGVLDAVGAWQGTWIEEKGQAVAVHTRRASDPQAAFEALRGPLAELAARHGLILEPGRMVLELRPPGMDKGVALAEYVHEVKAEAVLYAGDDLGDLPAFAAVEKLRSDGVPGLLVCSGSTEVPELADRADLLLPGPPAVVEFLGSLAQHL, from the coding sequence ATGGGCAGCTCTTCGCACGCGCATCCCCTGCCGACGCCGTCCACCCCCGCCGGCCGCGACGGCCTGGCCGCGATTCTGGCCCGGCCGCAGAAGGCAGTCGTCGGCCTCGACTTCGACGGCACGCTCGCCGAGATCGTGCTCGACCCCGAACAGGCCCGGGCCCACCCCGGCGCCGTCCCCGCGCTCGCCGCGCTCGCGCCACGAGTCGCTTCTGTCGCAGTGGTCACCGGACGGCCCGCGAGTGTGGCGGTCCGGTACGGCGGCTTCGCCGGAGTGCCGGGCCTGGACCACCTGGTCGTCCTCGGTCACTACGGCGCCGAGCGCTGGGACGCCGTCAGCAGCACGGTCAAAACCCCCGCCCCGCACCCCGGGGTCGCGGCTGCCCGCGCCGAACTGCCCGGTGTCCTGGACGCCGTCGGAGCGTGGCAGGGCACCTGGATCGAGGAGAAGGGCCAGGCGGTCGCTGTGCACACGCGCCGCGCCTCCGACCCGCAGGCGGCGTTCGAGGCGCTGCGGGGCCCGCTCGCCGAGCTCGCCGCGCGCCACGGACTGATCCTGGAGCCGGGCCGCATGGTCCTGGAGTTGCGCCCGCCCGGCATGGACAAGGGCGTGGCCCTGGCGGAGTACGTACACGAGGTGAAAGCCGAGGCCGTGCTGTACGCCGGTGACGACCTCGGCGATCTGCCCGCCTTCGCGGCCGTCGAGAAGCTCCGCTCGGACGGCGTGCCCGGCCTGCTGGTGTGCAGCGGCAGCACGGAGGTCCCGGAACTCGCGGACCGCGCCGACCTGCTGCTGCCGGGGCCGCCTGCGGTGGTGGAGTTCCTGGGCTCGCTGGCCCAGCACCTCTAG
- a CDS encoding MoaD/ThiS family protein produces MSVNVRIPTILRTYTGGQAEVSAQGATLSEVIADLEKNHTGIAARVLDDQGKLRRFVNVYVNDDDVRFEQGLETATPDGAGVSIIPAVAGGC; encoded by the coding sequence ATGAGCGTCAACGTCCGCATCCCCACCATTCTCCGTACGTATACGGGCGGCCAGGCCGAGGTTTCGGCTCAGGGCGCGACCCTCTCCGAGGTGATCGCCGACCTGGAGAAGAACCACACCGGCATCGCCGCGCGTGTCCTGGACGACCAGGGCAAGCTGCGTCGCTTCGTCAACGTGTACGTGAACGACGACGACGTCCGTTTCGAGCAGGGTCTGGAGACCGCGACACCGGACGGTGCGGGCGTCTCGATCATTCCGGCTGTCGCCGGCGGCTGCTGA
- a CDS encoding helix-turn-helix domain-containing protein has protein sequence MVSEDRKRVLDPERDAAALKALTHPLRIRLLGLLRQDGPATASELAVRTGESSASTSYHLRVLAKYAFVAEAQQRDGRERRWQAVHSVTAWSNAAMEGSPGSRAFVNVSRRVQIEHLERSLGRHEADVAAGRLGQEWVEPSGITDLVLRLTPESLTELWEVFDRTAEELAARDEGDPRAEQVVLVAAGLPLAS, from the coding sequence ATGGTCAGCGAAGATCGGAAACGCGTCCTCGACCCCGAGCGGGACGCAGCAGCCCTGAAGGCCCTCACACACCCGTTGCGCATCCGGCTGCTCGGGCTGCTACGTCAGGACGGCCCCGCCACCGCGAGCGAACTCGCGGTCAGGACCGGGGAGTCCTCCGCCTCCACCAGCTACCACCTGCGGGTCCTCGCCAAGTACGCGTTCGTCGCGGAGGCCCAGCAGCGCGACGGGCGGGAGCGGCGCTGGCAGGCGGTGCACTCCGTCACCGCGTGGAGCAACGCGGCGATGGAGGGCTCGCCCGGCAGCCGCGCCTTCGTCAACGTCTCGCGCCGGGTTCAGATCGAGCACCTGGAGCGTTCCCTCGGCCGGCACGAGGCGGATGTCGCGGCAGGCCGGCTCGGCCAGGAGTGGGTGGAGCCGTCGGGCATCACCGATCTGGTCCTGCGGCTGACCCCCGAGTCGCTCACCGAGCTGTGGGAGGTGTTCGACCGTACGGCGGAGGAACTGGCAGCTCGCGACGAGGGTGATCCCCGCGCCGAGCAGGTCGTGCTCGTGGCCGCCGGACTCCCCCTCGCGTCATGA
- a CDS encoding trehalose-6-phosphate synthase has product MVSEHAAAQVLVASNRGPVTYTLSEDGSLDARRGGGGLVSGLSAIGSEAAALWVCAALGDGDREAVRRGVGEPGVLMLDIDEAVHSDAYNGIANSVLWFVHHMLYQTPLEPVFDKEFRRQWASYETYNRAFADALAAQAAEGAAVLVQDYHLALVPGMLRELRPDLRIGHFTHTPWAPVDYFRMLPDDIAEQLLRGLLGADRACFLTRRWADAFVSCCTELLGGTGSTEIGVHGLGADADFLRERAHRPDVDERLATLREQVGPGRKTIVRVDRTELSKNIVRGLLAYRQLLETRPEWRERVVHVAFAYPSRQDLAVYREYTAEVQRLADEINSAYGTKTWIPVELHVKDDFARSLAAYRLADVALVNPIRDGMNLVAKEIPVVSDEGCALVLSREAGAYEELREDAVTVNPYDVSGTADALHVALTMRDDERSRRTKRLAAAATALPPQKWFLDQLRALREGA; this is encoded by the coding sequence ATGGTCTCCGAGCACGCTGCTGCCCAGGTCCTCGTCGCGTCGAACCGCGGCCCGGTCACATACACGCTGAGCGAGGACGGTTCGCTCGACGCGCGCCGCGGCGGGGGCGGGCTGGTCTCCGGCCTGTCGGCCATCGGCTCCGAGGCGGCGGCGCTATGGGTGTGCGCCGCGCTCGGCGACGGCGACCGCGAGGCGGTACGGCGCGGGGTCGGCGAGCCCGGGGTGCTGATGCTCGACATCGACGAGGCCGTCCACTCCGACGCGTACAACGGCATCGCCAACTCCGTGCTGTGGTTCGTCCACCACATGCTGTACCAGACGCCGCTGGAGCCGGTCTTCGATAAGGAGTTCCGCCGGCAGTGGGCGTCGTACGAGACCTACAACCGGGCCTTCGCGGACGCGCTCGCGGCACAGGCCGCCGAGGGGGCGGCCGTCCTGGTGCAGGACTACCACCTGGCGCTGGTGCCCGGCATGCTCCGCGAGCTCCGTCCCGATCTGCGGATCGGGCACTTCACGCATACGCCGTGGGCGCCCGTCGACTACTTCCGGATGCTGCCCGACGACATCGCGGAGCAGTTGCTGCGCGGCCTGCTCGGCGCGGACCGCGCCTGTTTTCTGACCCGGCGGTGGGCCGATGCCTTCGTCTCCTGCTGTACGGAGCTGTTGGGCGGCACCGGCAGCACGGAGATCGGGGTGCACGGGCTCGGTGCGGACGCGGACTTCCTGCGGGAGCGGGCGCACCGGCCGGACGTGGACGAACGGCTGGCCACGCTGCGTGAGCAGGTCGGCCCTGGGCGCAAGACCATCGTGCGCGTCGACCGCACCGAGCTGTCCAAGAACATCGTGCGCGGGCTGCTGGCGTACCGGCAGCTGCTGGAAACCCGCCCCGAGTGGCGCGAGCGCGTGGTCCATGTCGCCTTCGCCTACCCCTCCCGGCAGGACCTGGCGGTCTACCGCGAGTACACGGCGGAGGTCCAGCGCCTGGCGGACGAGATCAACTCGGCGTACGGGACGAAGACTTGGATCCCGGTCGAGCTCCATGTGAAGGACGACTTCGCGCGCTCGCTCGCCGCGTACCGGCTGGCGGACGTGGCTCTGGTCAACCCGATCCGGGACGGCATGAACCTGGTCGCCAAGGAGATCCCGGTCGTCTCGGACGAAGGCTGTGCGCTGGTGCTTTCGCGGGAGGCAGGGGCGTACGAGGAACTGCGCGAGGACGCGGTGACGGTGAATCCGTACGACGTGTCGGGCACGGCGGACGCGCTCCACGTGGCGCTGACGATGCGGGACGACGAACGGTCCCGGCGCACCAAGCGGCTGGCGGCAGCGGCAACCGCGCTGCCGCCGCAGAAGTGGTTCCTGGACCAGCTGCGGGCGCTGCGCGAGGGCGCGTAG
- a CDS encoding cold-shock protein, whose translation MAQGTVKWFNAEKGYGFIAVDGGADVFVHYSAIQMDGYRTLEEGQRVEFEISQGQKGPQADMVKLAV comes from the coding sequence ATGGCTCAGGGCACCGTCAAGTGGTTCAACGCGGAGAAGGGGTACGGCTTCATCGCGGTCGACGGTGGTGCGGATGTTTTCGTCCACTACAGCGCGATCCAGATGGACGGGTACCGCACCCTTGAAGAGGGTCAGCGAGTTGAATTCGAGATCTCGCAGGGCCAGAAGGGTCCGCAGGCGGACATGGTCAAGCTCGCCGTCTGA
- a CDS encoding MFS transporter, translating to MTGPLDARTARRRFVAVNFLFWLPVGLYIPSQVLLLTERGMGLAVVGGLFAVHSLTVSALELPTGGLSDVIGRRTVLAAAGVLNLVALVLLALGTTVWALAVAMALMGSGRALSSGPAEAWYVDTVQAHSGPGAELRTGLARGGTASAAALAVGTLLGGGLPLLLGLGPDLGARLTTATSGLVLPLSVPALLGAGVGLVFVAYVLTALPEPPRPRPTLRDVLRGVPATALDGLRLGARDFLIRRVLLTAGATGSALATIELLTPGRAADLTGTPESGAVLFASLACAGFVCTALGNHCAPLTARLTGSGERAVMAGIGLSATGLLLLGLTVLWNGPAALTLAATGYALVYFGLGAAGPNKNDLLHRRVDSTGRATALSVQSLALQSSGALAGLVAGALPAGPLPWLPGAALLLAGALLWVRRSGQKPEGGTPLGVGVPPSVRTA from the coding sequence ATGACCGGGCCCCTGGACGCCCGTACCGCGCGCCGCCGCTTCGTCGCCGTCAACTTCCTCTTCTGGCTGCCGGTTGGCCTGTACATACCCTCGCAGGTGCTGCTCCTCACCGAGCGCGGCATGGGCCTCGCGGTCGTCGGCGGGCTCTTCGCCGTGCACTCCCTCACCGTCTCAGCCCTCGAACTGCCCACCGGCGGCCTGTCCGACGTCATCGGCCGCCGCACCGTGCTCGCCGCGGCGGGCGTGCTCAACCTGGTCGCCCTCGTCCTCCTGGCCCTGGGCACCACCGTCTGGGCGCTCGCCGTCGCCATGGCCCTGATGGGCTCCGGCCGCGCCCTGTCGAGCGGACCCGCCGAGGCCTGGTACGTCGACACCGTGCAGGCCCACTCCGGCCCCGGCGCAGAACTGCGCACGGGGCTGGCCCGCGGCGGCACCGCCTCCGCGGCCGCGCTCGCCGTCGGCACCCTGCTCGGCGGCGGTCTGCCCCTGCTGCTCGGCCTCGGCCCGGACCTGGGCGCACGGCTGACCACCGCCACCTCCGGACTGGTGCTGCCGCTCTCCGTGCCCGCGCTGCTCGGCGCGGGCGTCGGACTGGTCTTCGTGGCGTACGTGTTGACCGCCCTGCCCGAGCCGCCCCGGCCGCGGCCCACCTTGCGCGATGTGCTGCGCGGCGTACCGGCCACCGCGCTTGACGGACTGCGCCTGGGCGCGCGGGACTTCCTGATCCGCCGAGTGCTGCTGACGGCCGGCGCGACGGGCTCGGCCCTGGCCACCATCGAACTGCTCACGCCAGGACGCGCCGCCGACCTGACCGGCACCCCCGAGTCGGGCGCGGTGCTCTTCGCCTCGCTCGCCTGCGCCGGATTTGTCTGCACCGCTCTCGGCAACCACTGCGCACCACTGACCGCACGGCTGACGGGCAGCGGCGAACGCGCCGTCATGGCGGGCATCGGGCTGAGCGCGACGGGCCTGCTGCTGCTCGGCCTGACCGTCCTGTGGAACGGCCCGGCCGCCCTCACCCTCGCGGCCACCGGCTACGCCCTGGTCTACTTCGGACTCGGCGCGGCGGGCCCGAACAAGAACGACCTGCTGCACCGCCGCGTCGACAGCACAGGCCGGGCCACCGCCCTGTCCGTACAGTCCCTCGCCCTGCAATCGTCCGGCGCCCTGGCGGGCCTGGTCGCCGGTGCCCTGCCGGCCGGGCCCCTGCCCTGGCTGCCCGGCGCCGCACTTCTGCTGGCGGGTGCCCTGCTGTGGGTCCGCCGCTCCGGGCAAAAGCCCGAGGGCGGCACCCCCCTGGGAGTGGGGGTACCGCCCTCGGTCCGTACAGCGTGA